The Haloferax sp. Atlit-12N region GCTCCTCCGGCGAGTCGATGAGCGAGGGCTACGACGCCATCAACGAGGCAATCGCTCGACGCGTCGGTCTGCTGTTGGCGGCCGGTGAGGCGACCGAGGGCGTCGGCGAGAGCGTCGTCGACACCTCCGAGGTCATCAACACCCTCCGCTCCGGCGGTATCGCCGCGCTCGGCTACGCGAGCGCCGAGGCATCTCCCGACGCCGAAGACAACATCAACACCGTCATGAGCACGACCCGCCGCGCCGTCCTGACGGGGACGAGCCTGCCCGATGCGAGCGACGCGGACTCCGCGCTCGTCATCATCGCCGGGGAACCGGACACCATCCCACGGAAGGGCGTCGAGCGAGCGCGTCGCTGGGTCGAAGAGGAGACCGGCAGTCTGCAGGTCCGCGGCGGCGACTTCCCGCTGGAGAGCGGCCGCCTCGCGTCGCTCGTCCTCCTCGGCGGCGTCGAGCGCTCCGAGCGGGTCGAGTCGTTCATGGAACGCGCCCGCGAGGCCATCGACCAGGCCAAGACCGAGAAACGAGAGGACCCCAAAGAGATGTGGCACAACGACGACCTCGACGACCTGCTGTGATAGCGACCGGCCGCCACTGACGCGGCTACCGGCCACCAAATCCAGATTTTCGAGACGTTCGTCCACCAGATGTGGAAATGGAGTTCGTTCTGCGAATGATTTTTCCGTCATGCCGCCAACCCGTGCTATGTGTTAACAATGGTTTGTGGGTGGAACGAAACGATGAGTGCGATGGCCGACTCGGCGCGACGCCGAGGACACTATGTCTGAGTCGACGGTCGGCCCGCTCCGGCGAAGTATCGAAGTCGAGTACTGGGTCGTCGAGGACGACGGGTCGTTCAGCGACCCGGGCGACCTGCTCGACGCCTCGCCGGGGGCCGAACGGGAGTTCGTCGAGCCCGTGTTGGAGGTGAAGACGTCGCCGTGCGACTCGGCGGCCGAGTTGCGCGCGGAACTGTACGAACGACTCGGCGACGTTCTCTCGCGGGCCGAAGAAGTCGGGAAGCGACTCGTCCCGCTCGCCACGCCGGTGAGTGCGGAGGAGGTGACGGAGCGCCAGAGCGACCGGACCCGCATCCAGAACCGCGTCATCGGGTCTGACTTCCAGTACGCGCGACACTGCGTGGGGACGCACGTCCACGTCGAACAGCGCCCCGGCCGCGAAATCGACCAGTACAACGCGCTCGTGGCGCTGGACCCCGCGCTGGCGTTGGTGAACTCCTCGCCGTACTACGACGGGAAGCGGTTGGCGGCGGGCGCGCGGTCGAAGCTGTACCGCCGGATGACCTACGACGACGTGCCGCACCAGGGTCGGCTGTGGCGCTACGCCGACGACACGCGGGAGTGGTCGCGCCGCCTCGAACGCCGGTTCGAGGAGTTCCTCGTGCGTGCCGAGGAGGAGGGCGTCGACCGGGCGACCATCGAGGCGAACTTCGACCCCGAGAGCGCAATCTGGACGCCGGTACAGCTCAGAGCC contains the following coding sequences:
- a CDS encoding glutamate-cysteine ligase family protein, translating into MSESTVGPLRRSIEVEYWVVEDDGSFSDPGDLLDASPGAEREFVEPVLEVKTSPCDSAAELRAELYERLGDVLSRAEEVGKRLVPLATPVSAEEVTERQSDRTRIQNRVIGSDFQYARHCVGTHVHVEQRPGREIDQYNALVALDPALALVNSSPYYDGKRLAAGARSKLYRRMTYDDVPHQGRLWRYADDTREWSRRLERRFEEFLVRAEEEGVDRATIEANFDPESAIWTPVQLRAEFGTVEWRSPDCALPSDVLRLANNIADVVNRLDDAELRIEGDRGRVTDDQVVLPEFDAVLRYVNAAIEDGLDSEAVRSYLDRMGFDVDAYSPVSHEIDGRETVTPAEAREMRLTHADRLERDVRSAVRQ
- a CDS encoding tubulin/FtsZ family protein, whose product is MKTVLIGVGQAGGKLTTALQSFDRQMGFGAVLDAVAVNTAKADLQPLPVETVLIGQDRVNGHGVGGDNELGAEVMEADQTEVMSALDGRVTAEAESIFVVAGLGGGSGSGGAPVLAKALRRVYDVPVYVLGILPGKDEGAMYQVNAGRSLKTLARESDAVLLVDNDAFRSSGESMSEGYDAINEAIARRVGLLLAAGEATEGVGESVVDTSEVINTLRSGGIAALGYASAEASPDAEDNINTVMSTTRRAVLTGTSLPDASDADSALVIIAGEPDTIPRKGVERARRWVEEETGSLQVRGGDFPLESGRLASLVLLGGVERSERVESFMERAREAIDQAKTEKREDPKEMWHNDDLDDLL